Sequence from the Desulfobacterales bacterium genome:
TTCTGGACCACGCCTTCGCAGATCGTTCCATTGATAAACCAGCAGAGCCGTCCGGCCTGGAACTCCCAGGCCGGGCATTGTTTTTTTCTCTCAATCGGGCATTTCTTGATCACCCAGCAAAGCTTGGGCCCCTTGCTCTTGCCCCGGTTGCGGGTAAGTAAAAAAAATATCTGCCGTTCGACATGGACCGGCACCGAGCGCCAGCCCTGTTCATAGCTGTGAATGGCCTTTATCGAGGCGCCGAGCAGTTCCGCCAACTGTTTTTGCGTTTTGTTGAGGATCTTCCTGGCACGGAAGAACTCCTTGCTGTCCATGAGGTGTTTCCTTTCCCAGGTTTGACAGGTCGCTGTCACATAACTGTTAACAATACCACATCGTGGTATTATTGGTCAATGAGTCTGCGTGCTGAAAACGACAGCTATCGACCATGGCCGAAATTATTGGGGCCTATTTATAATCGGCGATTATAACGAGTCACATGTATTATTCCCATATTTTATCTCTATTACTATAATATGACGACACAAGCATAATCCCGGGACATCAAGGGATGTTGGTTGTCGGCAATGGCCGGACATCGTCAAATCCGGGTGTTGGAGTGGAAATAACTTGCATCTCTGTTCCTGTTGGAAAATAGTTCATCCAGGGTGCCGCAGGTCCGATCCATTCGCCATGTCTCGTCAACCGCCGTGCCGCCAGGCTGCTTGAGCCGGCGGCTACTGGTTGCCGCCATCCGGGTGGCCATGGTGTTGATGGGAATTTCCAGGAGGATGATTATGAGGGTGTTTGTTACCGGCGGGACCGGATTTATCGGCGCCGCCCTGGTTGAACGGCTCCTGGCCCGGGGAGACAGGGTAACCATCCTCAGCCGTTCCCGGCCTTGCGAACCGTCCCGTCCCGGTCTTGCCTTTGTTCAAGGGGATCCGGCAGAGGAGGGCGCCTGGCAGGATGAGGTGGGTGGCCATGATGCGGTGGTCAACCTGGCCGGGGCATCTATTTTCCGCCGGTGGACCGGGGCCGGCAGGAAACTGATTCACGGGAGCCGGGTCCGGGCCACCCGGAACCTGATAACGGCCCTGGCCGGAACCAGGGGCCGTCCCGTTGTTCTGGTGAATGGCTCGGCAATAGGATACTATGGGTCTGGTGAAGATGAGGAATTTACCGAGGCGGCCGGCGTTGGGACCGGTTTTCTTGCCCGGCTGGTCCGTGACTGGGAGGCAGCGGCCCTGGCAGCGGAAGAGTATGGCGTGCGGGTGGTGCTGGCCCGGTTCGGGGTGGTGCTGGGACCGGGCGGCGGCGCCCTTGCCAGGATGGCGCCGCCTTTTCGGCTGGGATTGGGAGCGGTGTTTGGTTCAGGCCGGCAATGGTTCTCCTGGATCGGTCTGGATGATCTGATCAGCGCGCTGGTTTTTCTGCTGGAAGAACCCGGTGTCGCCGGGCCGGTGAACTGCACCGCGCCCTTTCCGGTTACCAACCGGGAGTTGAGCCAAACCCTTGCCCGGGTTCTGCACCGGCCGCTCTTCCTGCCGCCGGTACCGGCCTGGCTGCTCCAGGTGTTCCTGGGCGAGGCAGCCTCTTTGTTTCTCGATGGGCAGCGGGTGGTGCCGGAGCGGCTGATCGGCCATGGCTTTTGTTTTCGCTCGCCCCGGCTTGACGAGACCCTGGCCGATCTGATCTGATTTTGATGCATTCGTAAAAACAAAAATATTTACCGCTGAGTACGCAGAGACCGCAGAGAAACGCGTATTATTTTAAATGATTAACTCTGTGACCTCTGCGCTCTCTGCGGTGAAACCGGACTTTTTGCGGGGCCATCAATTTTGTCGGTCTCGCAACAACCCGCTCGACGGACGTGATTCGTCTTGTAACTTGTTGATTTTATTGGGTGGCATTTGAAGCCTTTCGGATTGTTACGAGTTCATCAATTTTGCTTATATAATTCCGGCCGGGTATCTGCAGATTTGGCTGGAATAGAATTTTCCTGAACCTTGAACCCTGAACCCTGCTGTTAACCTGGAGAAGAAGATATGGCTGAGGATGTTGATGAATTGACGATAAGTTATGAAGAGGACGGCATTGAGGTGGTTAAGGAACTGGACAAGGAGGTCCTGTCCAAGGGCGCCTGGGCAACCATTCTTTTCCGTTACCAGGACTGGGACCGCAAGGCCGGGGCCTATGGCCCGGACCGTTACACGATCAGGCGATACCGGAAGATGCACGGTGAGTATACCCAGAAGTCCAAATTCAATATATCCAGCCGGCTCCAGGCCGGCAAGATCGTCGAGATCCTCGGCAGATGGCTTAAGGAGCCGGAGTAGCAGCCAGCCCGGCGGCCTTTCCCTGAAGTGGCTTGCCCGGTTTTTGGGAAACTGGTATATAGCCGGTGCATGATTATCATATATTTTTTCCTTTCGGCTTTCAGCATTCAGCCTTGAGCGACTCCGGTTGCCTTGGGCCTGTCGTCTGGAAACCGCAGGCATAATTTGGAGTAACAATGCCCATCAGGATTTATAATACCAAAACCGGGAGCAAGACGGTCCTGGAACCTCTGACCCCGGGTGAGGTCAAGCTCTATGTCTGTGGAATCACAGCCTATGATTATTGCCATATCGGCCACGGCAGGTCAGCCCTGGCCTTTGACATGATCGTTCGCTACCTTCGCTTTAAGGGCTACAAGGTTGTCTACATCCGCAACTTCACCGATATTGACGACAAGATCATCAACCGGGCCAGGGAGGCGCGGATCTCCACCGAGGAGTTGTCGGAGCGATTCATCCGGGCCTTTCATGAGGACATGGAGAGTCTCGGGGTACTGTTGCCGACCATGGAGCCCAGGGCAACCGAGCACCTTCCGGAGATCATCGCGATGATCGAGGAACTGGTGGCCAGGGGGCTCGCCTATCAGGTGGACGGTGACGTCTATTATAGCGTGCAGGGCTTCCCGCGCTATGGGCAGCTTTCCGGTCGCAGTCTTGAAGACATGCTGGCCGGGGCCCGGATCTCGATCAATGAAAGCAAGAAGAATCCCATGGACTTTGCCCTGTGGAAGTCGAGCAAGCCGGGCGAGCCGACCTGGGACAGCCCATGGGGGCCGGGCCGGCCGGGCTGGCATATAGAGTGCTCGGCCATGAGCCGCAGGTATCTGGGTCACTCCTTTGATCTCCACGGCGGCGGCAAGGACCTCATTTTTCCGCACCATGAGAACGAGATTGCCCAGAGCGAAGGCGCCAGCGGCAAACCCTTTGTCAATATCTGGATCCATCATGGTTTTGTCACCATCAAGGATGAGAAGATGTCAAAATCCCTTGGCAATTTTCTTACCATCCGCGAGGTGCTGGCCGACTACCCGGCCGAGGTACTCCGCCTTTTCGTGTTCTCCTCCCATTACCGGACCCCGATTGATTATTCGGACGCGGCCATGCGGGACGCCGGCGCGGCCCTGGACCGGCTCTATGAATGTCTGGCCGGGATTGATGCGCTTCCTGATACTGGTCGCGATGATCTCCCTGGTGTGGCCGGGGCCAAGGCCGTCGCCAAGCTGACCGGCCTGGCCGAGCGATTTTGCCGGGCCATGGACAATGATTTCAATACCGCCCAGGGGCTCGGCCAGATCTTTG
This genomic interval carries:
- a CDS encoding helix-turn-helix domain-containing protein — protein: MDSKEFFRARKILNKTQKQLAELLGASIKAIHSYEQGWRSVPVHVERQIFFLLTRNRGKSKGPKLCWVIKKCPIERKKQCPAWEFQAGRLCWFINGTICEGVVQKDWQSKMAICRNCEVLKTLLAQEHPEEKKSA
- a CDS encoding TIGR01777 family oxidoreductase, translating into MRVFVTGGTGFIGAALVERLLARGDRVTILSRSRPCEPSRPGLAFVQGDPAEEGAWQDEVGGHDAVVNLAGASIFRRWTGAGRKLIHGSRVRATRNLITALAGTRGRPVVLVNGSAIGYYGSGEDEEFTEAAGVGTGFLARLVRDWEAAALAAEEYGVRVVLARFGVVLGPGGGALARMAPPFRLGLGAVFGSGRQWFSWIGLDDLISALVFLLEEPGVAGPVNCTAPFPVTNRELSQTLARVLHRPLFLPPVPAWLLQVFLGEAASLFLDGQRVVPERLIGHGFCFRSPRLDETLADLI
- the cysS gene encoding cysteine--tRNA ligase; this encodes MPIRIYNTKTGSKTVLEPLTPGEVKLYVCGITAYDYCHIGHGRSALAFDMIVRYLRFKGYKVVYIRNFTDIDDKIINRAREARISTEELSERFIRAFHEDMESLGVLLPTMEPRATEHLPEIIAMIEELVARGLAYQVDGDVYYSVQGFPRYGQLSGRSLEDMLAGARISINESKKNPMDFALWKSSKPGEPTWDSPWGPGRPGWHIECSAMSRRYLGHSFDLHGGGKDLIFPHHENEIAQSEGASGKPFVNIWIHHGFVTIKDEKMSKSLGNFLTIREVLADYPAEVLRLFVFSSHYRTPIDYSDAAMRDAGAALDRLYECLAGIDALPDTGRDDLPGVAGAKAVAKLTGLAERFCRAMDNDFNTAQGLGQIFDAVKTINKILRSLPGNPATADLELLRRTRRTIVESAGIMGVLGQDPRAYIQARQGRMLAALDIDRKTIEELIRTRDAARRKKDWATSDAIRDQLLARHIEIKDGPEGTTWRVRVSEVR